The following are from one region of the Ignavibacteriota bacterium genome:
- a CDS encoding LPS-assembly protein LptD has product MKIILSVILVYVICIRAIAQQDDLLQKINVDSLQTGIEDTLLTSATDSLKLQSQKKSDLDTVVYASGSDSLFFFVKEKKMSIYGEAKINYRQSEIKSANIFLDFKKYEIEAVGVPSDTSASTLIGTPVLTEAGEVYEGKQMRYNFKTGQGSLSAADTELEGAFYHGAKIKKVTKDTYFIQDGVYTTCDIKEPHYCFTSPKMKMIQGEELAAEWIWLNFGGVPVPIPLPFIIVPLQSGRRSGLIPPVFGSDARYGTYISRFGYFWAISDYMDINATMDYYTRGSIGVGSRFRYANRYNYNGFAEGSYRDFTQGEPTDPNYNKQVDWRIKFFHAQNFTPTLRLDANLEFASKDFLQNGTGDLNDLLRNEIISNATLSKTWDESGNSASINYNRRQVLETNDIFEVLPSALFRLAQSYPFRSSSSEIDREWYELLGYSYSGQFQNQRNKTSGNLEERLGLQHSVTSDLSPKIGYFSVSPRIRFDSKWYNEQIEQHSIASSAGKDSIITNEVKKLSAVNTFDVGINASTKFYGMFNINSVGINVIRHTVTPNISYNYRPDFSESGWGYYGQYTKLDGTTMKYDRYQKEVYGGSGLGEQQNINFSIGNNFEMKTIVDPTDTTSKENKIQLLNLTIGSGYNFAADSLNFADVSLTYRTQVGEFFDLSGASRFTPYDYSGNISRINRYLVDAGKGILRLTGLNFSVSSSISGEKFASSDNQNKTTDDEFGLVDEESKSVYQGIYNNADPDFTIPWSISLSYNYNLSRPTPENSTIQSNLSGSFSFSLTPLWKFDVTGSYDFQSKEFAAPQIRISRDLHCWLMNFVWNPIGTYTGFRFEIRVKAPQLQDLKLTKQDQFYNTR; this is encoded by the coding sequence AGCTAAAATCAATTACAGGCAGTCCGAAATTAAAAGTGCTAACATTTTCCTCGATTTTAAAAAATATGAAATTGAAGCCGTTGGAGTTCCCTCAGATACCTCTGCTTCAACCCTGATTGGTACACCAGTTCTAACTGAAGCAGGAGAAGTTTATGAAGGAAAACAGATGAGGTATAATTTTAAAACCGGGCAAGGTTCGCTTTCTGCTGCTGATACTGAACTTGAAGGTGCTTTTTATCATGGTGCAAAAATTAAAAAAGTGACTAAAGATACTTATTTCATTCAGGACGGAGTTTACACGACCTGCGATATTAAAGAACCACACTATTGTTTTACATCACCCAAAATGAAAATGATTCAGGGAGAAGAATTAGCTGCTGAATGGATATGGCTGAACTTTGGCGGTGTACCGGTACCAATACCTCTGCCTTTTATCATTGTTCCGCTGCAATCAGGAAGAAGATCAGGTCTAATTCCGCCGGTTTTTGGAAGCGATGCACGATATGGAACTTATATCAGCAGATTTGGTTACTTCTGGGCGATCAGTGATTATATGGATATAAATGCAACGATGGATTATTACACTCGCGGAAGCATTGGTGTTGGTTCGCGATTTAGATATGCGAATCGTTATAATTACAATGGTTTTGCTGAAGGTTCTTACAGAGATTTTACACAGGGTGAACCGACCGATCCAAATTACAATAAGCAGGTAGATTGGAGGATCAAGTTTTTCCATGCTCAGAATTTCACTCCCACATTGCGGCTTGATGCAAATCTTGAATTTGCTTCAAAAGATTTTCTTCAGAACGGTACAGGTGATTTAAATGATCTTTTAAGAAACGAAATTATTTCAAATGCTACTTTATCAAAAACATGGGATGAATCAGGAAATAGTGCTTCCATAAATTATAACAGGAGACAAGTACTTGAAACCAACGATATCTTCGAAGTGCTTCCGAGTGCTTTATTCAGATTAGCACAAAGCTATCCATTCAGATCATCTTCAAGTGAAATAGACAGAGAGTGGTATGAACTGCTTGGTTATTCATATTCAGGTCAATTTCAGAATCAAAGAAATAAAACATCCGGCAATCTGGAAGAACGATTGGGTTTGCAGCATAGTGTTACTTCTGATCTGTCGCCTAAAATAGGATACTTTTCTGTTTCACCAAGAATCAGGTTTGATTCAAAATGGTATAACGAACAGATTGAACAACATTCTATAGCTTCATCTGCTGGAAAAGATTCGATTATTACAAATGAAGTTAAAAAGTTAAGTGCAGTAAATACATTTGATGTTGGAATAAATGCTTCAACAAAATTTTATGGAATGTTCAATATTAATTCTGTTGGCATCAATGTTATTCGTCATACAGTTACTCCGAATATTTCATACAATTATCGTCCTGATTTTTCTGAATCCGGTTGGGGCTATTATGGTCAATATACTAAATTAGATGGCACTACAATGAAATATGACAGGTATCAGAAAGAAGTTTATGGCGGTTCGGGACTAGGTGAGCAACAAAACATAAATTTCTCCATCGGAAATAATTTTGAAATGAAAACTATAGTTGATCCGACAGATACAACGTCCAAAGAAAATAAAATTCAACTGCTGAATCTTACAATCGGTTCCGGATATAATTTTGCCGCAGATTCGTTAAACTTTGCAGATGTAAGTCTGACTTATAGAACTCAGGTCGGAGAGTTTTTTGATTTATCGGGTGCTTCACGGTTTACTCCTTATGATTACAGTGGAAATATTTCCAGAATTAATCGTTACCTCGTTGATGCAGGTAAAGGAATATTAAGATTGACGGGATTAAATTTTTCAGTCTCCTCAAGTATATCCGGTGAAAAATTTGCTTCTTCCGATAATCAAAACAAAACAACAGATGACGAATTTGGTCTTGTTGATGAGGAAAGCAAAAGTGTTTACCAGGGAATTTATAATAATGCTGATCCTGATTTTACAATTCCATGGAGTATCTCACTTAGCTACAATTACAACCTTAGCCGTCCAACTCCCGAAAACTCAACCATCCAATCAAATCTAAGTGGTAGTTTCAGTTTCAGCTTAACTCCTTTGTGGAAATTTGATGTAACGGGAAGTTATGATTTTCAAAGTAAAGAATTTGCTGCACCTCAGATAAGGATTTCAAGAGATCTACATTGCTGGCTGATGAATTTCGTATGGAACCCAATTGGTACATACACAGGGTTTAGATTTGAGATAAGAGTCAAAGCCCCGCAGTTGCAGGATTTGAAACTTACCAAGCAGGATCAATTCTATAACACCCGGTAA